A section of the Apostichopus japonicus isolate 1M-3 chromosome 1, ASM3797524v1, whole genome shotgun sequence genome encodes:
- the LOC139978969 gene encoding uncharacterized protein isoform X2 produces MPISSSRERLMPSVAEKPSAKSQPNVIIHRTNEISGKKHRKGNAQEKLTLPRINQLQINEQEIGQSQFHYGGFTSPTPKPSTPGHSVGRDAPKIRKGDKDFAFRKIRVFSKLPELEPLTLVFSTHNESLTHHDVLKGLQVVQRITNEDLKSIQFIDMNVVLSSAGVPGRWLIRVKNHPACQILLDQGITVKDERISLRRYDDVNAEDYGAFLKRKTMLESAQHSEIQKLINENLT; encoded by the exons ATGCCAATATCCAGTTCAAGAGAACGACTGATGCCATCAGTTGCAGAGAAGCCATCAGCGAAATCACAACCAAACGTCATAATTCATCGCACCAATGAGATAAGCGGAAAGAAACATCGGAAAGGAAATGCTCAGGAAAAGCTAACCTTACCACGAATTAATCAATTGCAAATCAATGAACAAGAAATAGG ACAGTCTCAATTTCATTATGGTGGCTTCACCTCACCAACACCCAAACCAAGTACTCCTGGTCACTCTGTAGGAAGAGATGCACCAAAAATTAGAAAGGGTGACAAGGATTTCGCTTTCAGAAAGATAAGAGTATTTAGCAAACTACCGGAACTAGAACCTTTGACCTTGGTGTTCTCAACTCATAACGAAAGCCTTACACACCACGATGTGCTGAAGGGGTTACAGGTGGTTCAGCGTATTACTAACGAGGACCTGAAGAGCATTCAGTTCATTGATATGAATGTCGTACTCTCCTCCGCTGGCGTACCAGGAAG ATGGTTGATACGAGTTAAAAATCATCCGGCTTGCCAGATTTTGTTGGATCAGGGAATTACGGTGAAAGATGAACGAATCAGCTTACGCCGTTACGATGACGTCAATGCCGAAGACTATGGCGCctttttgaaaaggaaaacGATGTTAGAAAGCGCACAACATTCTGAAATACAAAAACTAATAAACGAGAATTTAACTTAA
- the LOC139978969 gene encoding uncharacterized protein isoform X1 translates to MRNNVTKIERNFIMPISSSRERLMPSVAEKPSAKSQPNVIIHRTNEISGKKHRKGNAQEKLTLPRINQLQINEQEIGQSQFHYGGFTSPTPKPSTPGHSVGRDAPKIRKGDKDFAFRKIRVFSKLPELEPLTLVFSTHNESLTHHDVLKGLQVVQRITNEDLKSIQFIDMNVVLSSAGVPGRWLIRVKNHPACQILLDQGITVKDERISLRRYDDVNAEDYGAFLKRKTMLESAQHSEIQKLINENLT, encoded by the exons ATGCGTAATAATGTGACCAAG ATCGAGAGAAACTTCATCATGCCAATATCCAGTTCAAGAGAACGACTGATGCCATCAGTTGCAGAGAAGCCATCAGCGAAATCACAACCAAACGTCATAATTCATCGCACCAATGAGATAAGCGGAAAGAAACATCGGAAAGGAAATGCTCAGGAAAAGCTAACCTTACCACGAATTAATCAATTGCAAATCAATGAACAAGAAATAGG ACAGTCTCAATTTCATTATGGTGGCTTCACCTCACCAACACCCAAACCAAGTACTCCTGGTCACTCTGTAGGAAGAGATGCACCAAAAATTAGAAAGGGTGACAAGGATTTCGCTTTCAGAAAGATAAGAGTATTTAGCAAACTACCGGAACTAGAACCTTTGACCTTGGTGTTCTCAACTCATAACGAAAGCCTTACACACCACGATGTGCTGAAGGGGTTACAGGTGGTTCAGCGTATTACTAACGAGGACCTGAAGAGCATTCAGTTCATTGATATGAATGTCGTACTCTCCTCCGCTGGCGTACCAGGAAG ATGGTTGATACGAGTTAAAAATCATCCGGCTTGCCAGATTTTGTTGGATCAGGGAATTACGGTGAAAGATGAACGAATCAGCTTACGCCGTTACGATGACGTCAATGCCGAAGACTATGGCGCctttttgaaaaggaaaacGATGTTAGAAAGCGCACAACATTCTGAAATACAAAAACTAATAAACGAGAATTTAACTTAA